In Schizosaccharomyces osmophilus chromosome 2, complete sequence, the following proteins share a genomic window:
- the ahk1 gene encoding MAP kinase cascade scaffold protein Ahk1: protein MADTNSRYELLMTVMGPPNSKPSHAESEKSPAEISSVVVTPSESFEDIQSLKPNLSLSDQATSPSNDFTKGALASLSNASREASNGSSSSSSYSSSRSPSPHSSESLESQSSRTSKSFEKNIPYGVNGSPEKSPLVEQFIAFVSCTDAQRGTILSEFLFSYLNGLSVRCITEPELDKTRHILYTWWSFLIRLLETTQVALSERFVYIKSIVTIAEHSCWKGIENSELLNMEHQLILFDTLSFVVHLLSQKVLPHTLVKFCAKILVLSFFRLEKFANRFLRALKIDKKFVKYFSSKLNRNETNHPEKYMAPLFPKHLYSVMFATRLEKLDMEFTIGYGRQPIEFAENWFHRFHVPKGGLFFEFLAEYHSYLAQSLSFELPSDIIYYSPGYIHLHAYLLQICLTTVNLSERKCPTTGAFLEFPTSKNNEINSPSEVLAVKPAVTTTTIAMLQQLTDHVKGFFVAVKACRQQQLRLLDVLECTLQGVGQFIRVYDFQASFMYCSLSESWFEIFFDYSHRPRYSFWIEAMKKLVSTSNHMAIVRSITFVYTIWPYLDLEDKKIISFRWLLVQETFEYLFLHHFSLVRAYFHRFLCWRLLKVDDESETELKAEIVLCLKRLLKHCYSGYKCYTQGCLRSSKTIPTAKPSAPLPLRRLVIVCNSEPSSDNCDDSGDFEIPGDRNEENIIDNIYTDVVTISNTVSSGLRKVFGSFVNNKSRYNSDIEFSKQTSMTNNLLLRQVMQNRKRQKPRHRFTFIPSPPDTSGSTNNRENFSTIIEHSSHGVLPTQSKILLYNSNNASAHYAKAPLSEIHASKLVYASQALVEWALVVHEFDSFILNRKDIEETEMIAPLLTVRIPKLHNPAQFL, encoded by the coding sequence ATGGCAGATACAAATAGCCGCTATGAACTTTTAATGACTGTTATGGGCCCTCCGAACAGCAAGCCATCACATGCAGAGTCTGAAAAATCCCCGGCAGAAATTTCCTCTGTCGTGGTTACGCCGTCTGAGTCGTTCGAAGATATCCAATCTCTAAAGCCcaatctttctttatcGGATCAAGCCACTTCTCCTTCTAACGATTTTACGAAAGGTGCATTAGCATCTCTTTCTAATGCTTCTCGTGAAGCTTCTAATGGATCGTCATCATCGTCTTCGTATTCGTCGTCTCGTTCTCCGTCTCCTCATTCCAGTGAATCATTAGAAAGTCAATCCTCTAGAACATCGAAGAGTTTTGAGAAAAATATTCCGTATGGAGTGAATGGTTCTCCAGAAAAATCTCCGCTAGTTGAACAATTCATTGCATTTGTTAGCTGTACAGATGCTCAAAGAGGAACAATTTTAAGTGAATTTCTATTTTCCTATTTGAATGGTCTCTCTGTGCGATGCATTACGGAACCGGAATTGGATAAGACGCGCCATATTCTCTATACTTGGTGGTCTTTCCTTATTCGACTGTTGGAAACAACTCAAGTAGCACTATCTGaaaggtttgtttatatcaAATCAATAGTCACCATTGCTGAGCACTCATGTTGGAAAGGGATTGAAAATTCCGAGCTACTGAATATGGAACATCAAttaattttgtttgataccctttcttttgtagtacatcttctttctcaaaagGTACTACCACACACCTTGGTAAAGTTTTGTGCCAAAATATTGgttctttccttttttagACTCGAAAAATTTGCAAACCGTTTTCTGAGAGCACTCAAAATTGATAAAAAGTTCGTCAAatacttttcatcaaaGCTTAACaggaatgaaacaaatcatCCCGAGAAATATATGGCGCCACTCTTTCCTAAGCATTTATACTCTGTTATGTTCGCAACGAGATTAGAGAAATTAGATATGGAGTTTACTATTGGCTACGGACGGCAGCCGATTGAATTTGCTGAAAATTGGTTCCATCGTTTTCATGTACCAAAAGGTGggttattttttgaatttcttgcGGAATATCATTCATATTTAGCACAGAGCTTATCCTTTGAACTTCCTTCTGACATAATTTATTATTCCCCTGGATACATTCATTTACATGCctatcttcttcaaatctGTTTAACCACTGTAAACTTATCAGAGCGAAAATGTCCTACGACTGGTGCATTTCTCGAATTTCctacttcaaaaaacaatgaaattaaTTCACCTTCTGAGGTACTTGCAGTGAAACCCGCTGTTACTACTACTACAATTGCTATGCTGCAGCAACTTACAGATCACGTGAAAGGTTTTTTTGTAGCAGTGAAAGCTTGCAGACAGCAACAGTTGCGACTGTTAGATGTGTTAGAGTGTACACTTCAAGGCGTTGGACAGTTTATTCGCGTTTATGATTTTCAAGCATCCTTTATGTATTGCTCTCTCTCAGAAAGCTGGtttgaaatattttttgattattcCCATCGACCCagatattctttttggattgaagcaatgaaaaagttagtCAGCACATCAAACCACATGGCGATTGTGAGGAGCATAACGTTTGTCTATACGATATGGCCGTACTTGGACCTTGAAGATAAGAAAATAATCAGCTTTCGGTGGTTGTTAGTTCAAGAAACGTTTGAATACCTCTTCCTGCATCATTTTTCCCTTGTACGTGCTTATTTTCATCGGTTTTTATGCTGGAGACTACTAAAGGTCGACGATGAAAGCGAAACCGAACTCAAAGCGGAAATCGTTCTGTGCTTAAAAAGATTGCTTAAGCATTGTTATTCTGGATACAAGTGTTATACTCAAGGTTGTTTGAggtcttcaaaaacaattccaaCAGCGAAGCCTTCTGCACCCCTTCCACTGCGACGCTTGGTCATTGTTTGTAATTCTGAACCCTCTTCGGATAATTGTGATGACAGTGGTGACTTTGAAATCCCTGGTGATCGTAACGAAGAAAACATCATTGACAATATATATACTGATGTGGTGACAATTTCAAACACTGTCTCAAGTGGCTTAAGGAAGGTCTTTGGTTCGTTTGTGAATAATAAGTCCAGATATAATTCCGACATCGAGTTTTCAAAGCAGACATCAATGACAAACAACTTATTATTAAGGCAAGTTATGCAAAACaggaaaagacaaaagcCTCGCCATCGGTTTACATTCATACCGTCTCCTCCCGATACAAGTGGGTCAACAAATAATAGAGAAAACTTTTCGACGATTATAGAACACTCCTCTCACGGAGTCTTGCCAACTCAATCCAAAATTTTACTGTATAATAGTAATAATGCTTCTGCTCATTACGCTAAAGCTCCGTTAAGTGAGATTCATGCTAGCAAATTGGTGTACGCCAGTCAAGCTTTAGTGGAGTGGGCACTTGTGGTTCATGAATTTGAttcctttattttgaatCGAAAAgatattgaagaaacggAGATGATAGCTCCTCTACTTACTGTCCGTATTCCCAAACTTCATAACCCTGCACagtttttatga
- the atg11 gene encoding autophagy associated protein kinase regulator Atg11 has protein sequence MRFKLNDSFSGKSWTIENVYWTPQDLVAWIIKLDIDLSDDAKLLLSNGMSLNETLLNDDSNVVIYVLDEHLLKFSLQDDVPSLPGLEEASFVDSLPNFEDEKEKFVSFAWKEKLYERRQEIADFIHESNKLYEELTLHHDQMTTSLSAPNVAMNYLQRRQAGMKELMVVFYERLEKVSINELLHDFLAMPVGSLPINTHKLLSPNWAKLDAWLSSISSRYSEAQKRVQQCITATNTIDISSPKEHPSMEETYSLFQAISSFSETINSDLMDMLEHCSELTKTPSSLDSRLQAHIHHVQKLTALINDLHDHACSFFESRKSSLITLKSFWLTFFKVSVKYDALYEYLRHVAEELDRSKLIISQSQNIYSLFADILMEALRRTEWQASYNANHGSTLPIDQEKESNTRKAWLSQFSNFLFNYDQLRYLPTITRSELSSFLISLRAEPKYQNFLHILSNRLSESLGFPNPFQCDALPSNNQEIATLQERLAIYQNRCNNLETILLQQRNSPVIANVNGVAQSNAPRAEVMDDGSQPFYRTSPTIVPINVLRKISQRKTSVSEGLASKYQAEIEQVRHELNESLKRNNGLSEEIHSKEERVRFLETENEELLAKYNEKPSRTDDSSKNDTSQNENGVVKLSHAFDEKQNLISLCSVFEGKVSKLQEVCDVFKDEINTLKQQEEFSEMAKNSQLVKQLLEERDLATQKQKKVEEVAESRTEQCKLLTQKLFTLVFRCHELRTVLQECIEQPGQEMDRDGFCNGSERQMQFGSKDLQYLYWMNSGDVDQSFQEFITRMASLDIDSFHDYVVNVLSEAHNNELRWKREFQSNRDKALKAILESQTKVSLRNFKQGSLALFLPTRRHMQGQRIWAAFNVNAPNYYLKIQNNSKINAREWVVGRITTIEDHVADGTIDKWLKLPMGTVWHYVDVIDERL, from the coding sequence ATGCGTTTTAAATtgaatgattctttttctggaAAGAGCTGGACAATCGAAAATGTTTACTGGACTCCGCAGGACTTGGTTGCTTGGATTATAAAGCTTGATATCGATCTAAGCGATGATGCGAAATTGTTGCTTTCAAATGGCATGTCCTTGAATGAGACATTACTAAACGATGACAGTAACGTAGTGATTTACGTTCTTGACGAACACTTGCTCAAATTTAGTCTTCAAGACGATGTACCCTCTCTTCCCGGTCTTGAAGAGGCTAGTTTCGTTGACAGCTTACCTAATTTTGAGgatgagaaagaaaaatttgtttcttttgcatggaaagaaaagctgTACGAACGTCGTCAGGAAATTGCTGATTTTATCCATGaatcaaataaattatatgAGGAACTGACACTTCATCATGATCAGATGACCACTAGTCTGAGTGCTCCAAATGTAGCGATGAATTACTTGCAAAGGCGTCAGGCTGGTATGAAGGAGCTAATGGTTGTCTTTTATGAGCGATTAGAAAAGGTCTCTATTAATGAACTTCTCCATGACTTTTTGGCTATGCCAGTCGGTTCTTTGCCCATTAATACTCATAAACTTTTATCTCCAAACTGGGCCAAATTGGATGCTTGGTTGTCCTCAATCTCTTCTCGATATTCTGAAGCTCAAAAACGTGTTCAGCAATGTATAACGGCTACAAATACTATTGATATTTCCTCTCCAAAAGAGCATCCTTCCATGGAAGAAACCTATTCCTTATTTCAGGCTATCAGCAGTTTCTCTGAAACAATAAATTCCGATTTAATGGATATGTTGGAACACTGTTCAGAACTGACGAAGACCCCATCTTCCCTAGATAGTAGGCTTCAAGCTCATATTCACCACGTACAAAAACTGACGGCTCTGATAAATGACTTGCATGATCACGCGTGCTCTTTTTTCGAATCTAGAAAATCATCCTTGATCACGttaaaatctttttggcttactttttttaaagtttCTGTCAAGTATGACGCCTTATACGAATATTTACGACATGTCGCTGAGGAATTAGACCGAAGTAAATTAATTATTTCTCAGTctcaaaatatttattctctttttgctGACATTTTAATGGAAGCTCTACGAAGAACTGAATGGCAAGCATCCTATAATGCAAACCACGGCAGTACCCTTCCCATAGATCAGGAGAAAGAGTCGAATACCCGAAAAGCCTGGCTGAGTCAATTCTCTAATTTCTTATTTAATTATGACCAGTTAAGGTATCTTCCTACAATTACACGAAGCGAACTGTCTTCCTTCCTAATCAGTCTTCGAGCTGAACCCAAatatcaaaattttttgcaTATTCTTAGCAATCGTCTTTCAGAGTCGCTCGGATTTCCTAATCCTTTCCAATGTGATGCCTTGCCTAGTAATAATCAAGAAATTGCAACACTTCAAGAACGGTTAGCTATCTATCAAAACCGTTGTAATAATCTGGAAACTATATTGTTGCAACAACGAAATTCTCCAGTAATTGCGAATGTAAATGGCGTAGCACAATCAAACGCACCTCGCGCAGAGGTAATGGATGATGGTTCGCAGCCATTCTATCGAACGTCCCCCACTATTGTTCCTATTAACGttttaagaaaaatctCTCAACGTAAGACGTCAGTTTCAGAGGGTCTTGCATCTAAATATCAAGCAGAAATAGAACAAGTTCGTCATGAATTAAATGAATCTCTAAAGAGAAATAATGGTCTTTCTGAAGAAATTCATTCTAAAGAGGAGCGTGTTCGTTTCTTGGAAACAGAGAATGAAGAACTCTTAGCCAAGTATAATGAAAAACCTTCTCGTACAGatgattcttcaaaaaacgaTACATCGCAAAACGAAAACGGGGTTGTAAAGCTATCTCATgcttttgatgaaaaacaaaacttaATTTCGTTATGCTCAGTTTTTGAAGGCAAGGTTTCGAAATTACAGGAGGTTTGCGATGTCTTCAAGgatgaaataaatacgCTAAAACAGCAGGAAGAGTTTTCAGAAATGGCTAAAAACTCGCAACTGGTAAAGCAgcttttggaagaaagagaTTTAGCAactcaaaaacaaaagaaagtagaAGAGGTTGCTGAATCCAGAACAGAGCAATGTAAGCTTTTAActcaaaagctttttacTTTAGTTTTCCGCTGTCATGAACTTAGGACCGTTTTGCAGGAATGCATTGAACAACCCGGCCAGGAAATGGATCGTGATGGTTTTTGTAATGGCTCTGAACGACAAATGCAATTCGGTTCCAAAGATTTACAATATTTGTATTGGATGAACAGTGGTGATGTTGATCAATCCTTCCAGGAGTTTATAACTAGGATGGCGTCTTTAGACATTGACTCATTTCATGACTATGTGGTGAATGTTCTCAGTGAAGCTCACAATAACGAGCTCCGCTGGAAGCGTGAATTTCAGTCTAATCGAGATAAAGCGTTGAAAGCCATACTAGAATCTCAGACGAAAGTTTCTTTGCGGAATTTTAAGCAAGGAAGTTTGGCCTTGTTTTTACCGACTCGTCGTCATATGCAAGGCCAGCGTATCTGGGCTGCGTTTAATGTTAATGCTCCAAACTactatttaaaaattcaaaacaacTCAAAGATTAACGCTCGTGAATGGGTTGTTGGAAGAATAACAACGATTGAAGATCATGTTGCTGACGGAACAATCGACAAATGGCTCAAGCTACCTATGGGTACTGTTTGGCATTATGTGGATGTCATTGATGAAAGACTTTGA
- a CDS encoding HAD superfamily hydrolase: MRKLKLITFDAFGTLLQLAKPVPFTYYETAQKYGISATLEEIKKNSDRAFAELSKTHKNGGLKDVLNPREWWFEVIKRSFPCQIPNTMAEDLWNHYSTKSAYRIHPLFEGFLRRNAQEKGYSIGIISNTDDRIYSVFKSCGFAHLIDVYAFSYDIGCQKPEKGIFEYVRNKTGELTRVIPAPKECLHFGDDVSKDVEAAKNIGWHGEFCDIYTNFPKVIHEIESSFGSGSKD; the protein is encoded by the exons ATGAGGAAGCTGAAATTGATCACATTTGATGCATTTGGTACATTATTACAATTAGCAAAGCCCGTACCATTTACTTATTATGAAACGGCCCAAAAATATGGAATCTCAGCGACCCTGGaggaaataaagaagaacagCGATCGTG CTTTTGCAGAATTGAGTAAAACCCATAAAAACGGCGGGCTGAAAGATGTTCTGAATCCTCGTGAATGGTGGTTTGAG GTTATTAAGAGATCATTCCCGTGTCAAATTCCTAATACAATGGCAGAGGATCTGTGGAATCATTACTCTACGAAATCAGCTTATCGTATTCACCCGCTGTTTGAAGGctttttgagaagaaaCGCTCAAGAGAAGGGATACTCTATTGGCATTATCTCAAACACGGACGACCGTATTTATTCAGTGTTCAAAAGCTGTGGATTTGCTCATTTAATTGACGTTTATGCATTTTCTTATGACATTGGATGTCAGAAGCCGGAGAAAGGCATATTTGAATATGTCCGCAACAAGACCGGTGAATTAACTAGAGTAATTCCGGCCCCGAAGGAATGCCTTCACTTTGGAGATGATGTTTCAAAGGACGTTGAAGCTGCTAAAAATATAGGATGGCATGGAGAGTTTTGTGATATCTATACGAACTTTCCTAAGGTTATTCATGAAATAGAAAGCTCTTTTGGATCCGGATCCAAAGATTAA